Genomic DNA from Cydia fagiglandana chromosome 3, ilCydFagi1.1, whole genome shotgun sequence:
ACTCAGTAGGTACTCTACGCGTATCTGCGGACATACGCAAGTTGACAAACATGTCCTTAATATGTTATATTTCATTAATACTTGCAACTTTAGTTAATTTTTGTGTGCAGGTATTACATTCCAAATATTCCTACATATCTGTACATATAACAAGAAACTGTAATTACTTATGTTACGAGAACGAATATAATTGTCCTATAACCTTCTTACAGGATTGCCCACGTGAAGTATCAAAAAGTGGTATTAAAATCACCTGGCCTCCGAGTTCACTCGCAGAAAACGTCACATCCAGACCGCTGTGCTTCAGACAAGAACGCCTTATAACAAGGAACTGCAATGGAACTCATTGGGAACCAAGCCTACAACAGATGCAGGCGTGTCAACAAATAGTCAACTATTTTGACTTTTCAAAATGTCCTCCGGGGCATCACCAGATTTCAGAGAATAGTGGTTACTGTTATCAAATCAACAAACCATCGGCTTGGAATTATCCTTgttataaaagtggaaaaacTACCGTAATAACGGATTTAGATGGTAGCGAAATTATATCTTTATTAACAACATTGAATGCGACTAAGGATAAATACTTTTGGCTCCCGGCTCAAAGGTCCAAACTATTTAATCCAGTTGTCTGGCATGTTCCTGGTCCAAATTGGGGACGAATTGTGGAAACTAGCACTGAACATAGCATGTTAGAAATGCGGGCTACTATGTTGAAAAATTGTTTGCTTCTCAACGTCGAACAGAGTGCTGTAATAACTGAAACTTGTAGCATGGAATATCCCAGTTTGTGTTTTTCCGTAAATGAGTATCGTTATCCATCGGGTTGTCCTGATAGGTACTATGGATTCCATTTTATGCCAGATGATAGCACTTGTTACGGAATCGAGGAATCTGACGATGAGACTGGCTTAACGTACGATGAATTTGTTACTACAAAATGTCCCAAACCTAGTCCAAGTGCAAACCAAGGTCTCCTTGGTGAATTGACGAGATATGGTTTTACAAAACTAGCTGCGATGAATGCATTAAATAGTTCAACATGGTGTTGGTTTCAAATATTTCCTCCTGTTAGCATAACCACGTTGCCAGACGACGATGGTGATAAGTTTGAAGTATCTGAAATCAAGGCTTCTTCATTACAGGGAATAATTAATGGAAGTGGAATACTGAGTTTAACAAATACTTCATCTAAATTTACTTGCATGGCTTGTGAAGTAGAAATGAAATTCAGGGAAACAGAATTTATGTTTGAATACAATGACGTAGAAAATAAGATTCaccttacagtttattatcctTCAGGTTTGTGGAAATCCGATGATAGCGATAAAGGTGTTCAGTGTTTTTCTAACGCACAGGGTTTTGTCAAAGTCGTAGACGTTAACGACGAACCTATTATTCAGGTAAAGATGTTAAGGGAAGTGAATGATTTTAGCGACGTAGACAAAGTTGTATATGAAATTGATCCAGTGACATACCGAGCGGGTCAATATTGGTGCGAAGGCCATACCAAAAACTTTACTTTAGTTACAACGGATAAATTAATCGTAAACCCTAACTGTAATGAAGAACATGTATTTGCCCTTGTTCTAGAAAAGTACAACATTGCATATGACACGGAAGAACCCGACATGACTAATTTAATTTCAATGATTACCGAAATATTTGATGCTAACAAAGTTTTAGTAATGGATATTTTGGATTTCTCTATCGAGCATATGGTACTTTTAATGCATTTGCATGTAGCAATTATTGACATTTACGATGATGAAGCCAGTAATATCTTACAAACTTTTCTCACATTAAAAGAAACAGCAGAAATAGAGCTTCCTAAAAACAATTATACCTTTGTGAATATTTCCAGTTCAATCTACTGTTTACCTACTACTAGTGACGACATTTTTCGTTTGAATTGGGATCTAACACGTATTGGACAGATTGCCGCTCCTCAACAGTTTTGCTTACAAGCTAATGGTCTGCCAGTAAAAAGGCATTGTTTAGGAACTTATTTGTTTGGAGGTACATGGGGTGACGTCGAAGGACTGTGTGATAGTACTTATGAACCATCTTGGACAACCAAATTCTTATTTGACTTCCTGAAAGGTAATGTACCTGATAATGATACAATCAATTTTTTAACCAATGGACTTGGAGCAGTGCTTGGAAATGTAGACAACATAATCCCAGCTGATTTATATTACTTGTCGATGTCATTACAGTATGTGTTATATTTAGCGGAAAATAATGAGTCTGTTGATCTAGGAGATATAGATAACGCGGCATGGGTGATGGACAGAGTGATGTCAGTGGATCAGGATTATTTACATTTATCCCAAACCCTAAATTCAACTAATGTCATATTAGATTCAGTAAATGATATAATTGAACATTTAATCGAAGAAGAAAAGGTAAAGCGAAGTGCTTATTCTTTAGCAGTCAAACCACAGTTTGTAGTTCAAATTTCGTATCCAAGACAAAACAATGTTACAGGTATAGCAATAATTAATAATGAGTGCTCAAATGATTTTACTGAAATGGTAATTAAACctttatataaaaacacaaCATTGATTGATGTGCTTGCTATTAAAAATTTAGAGGTTGCTACATGGATTCCAGATCAGATTCTTGAGTCGGTGCAATCAATCTCTAATGAGACATCCaaagttttaaataagaaaaataaactgtttgttgtaataaatgtattttataacgaTGCAATGTTTCCAGAAATTGGATTCAAAGAATATGAAATGAACAGTCGGGTTATTGGTATTTCCATTCCTGGGTACTCATCTAATTTAGAGCACGCGGTGCCTCTAGTATTTAAAGACATAATATCCGGTTATGAGGAAAAAAAAATCTGTGGATATTGGAATTTTCAAGCAGATAATACTAGAGAACTACCAGGTTTTTGGGCAAAGAAAGGATGTTTGCCCTATAAGTCAACAAATAGCATAACCGTTTGTGAATGTTATCATTTAACTCATTTTGGTCAACTAATTAATGCGGGCGGTGGTTCGGTAAACCAAGTGGTTCAAGCACATCACAAAAAGGTTTTGAATGTTATAACATTGGTTGGAAGCTTTATATCTTTAGTAGGTATAGTAGGAATATGGATAACAGCATCTGTTTTTTCTGCTTGGAGGCAAAAAGCAGGTACAAAAATTCTACTACATTTATCAAGTGCAATAGCTTtgcctttaatatttattattgtatttaatCTAGATACGACAATAATCGTTCACGAAAAAGGTATTTACAAAGTTGCTGAGCACAAGGAGGTAGTATGTATAATACTTGGTGCTTTATTGCACTATTCTATTCTGGCAAGTTTCATGTGGATGTTTATAACAGCAGCCTTACAATTTGTTAGATATGTGCGAGTCTTAGGAGTATGCAGACCATCAAGATTTATGATGAAATGTACTGTATTAGGTTGGGGCTTGCCTTTTATACCAATAATAGTAATTTTATTACTTGACACAGGTAATTATATTCCGGAATCAACTAAATCCGAGACGGGTAAATACCTAATTTGCTATCCTAGAGGATTTATTCTAATCATGAGTGTAATTGTTCCAATCTGCATAATACTTACAACAAATATTGTCCTCTTTGCTATAATTATGTACTCTATATACAGGGGCCCTGACGGAAAAATGAGAACTACAGATATCGATCTTATAGGTGCTCAGTTCAGACTATCtatatttcttttctttttgttaGGGCTAACTTGGATATTTGGTATTTTATCATTTACAAATAACTTCTTGTGGtcttatttgttctgtttgactTCAACTTTACAAGGATTTGTATTATTTGTGTATTTCGTAGTATGCGATCCGAATACAAGGAATATGTGGATTTCCCTAATGACACCTAACCGTATAAGTACATATAGGCCGAGAGAAAGTATAACAAGTATCAGCAGCGGTTAGCgtttttttattagaaaataataattgtatccaacatatattatactacttaatttatatacatattgatGTTAATAATCATAAAACATAATATGCATACCTATTACATGTGTACCTacatgattaaaaaaaaaattgtgataggtacttaggtacctatgatGTATTTAGGACATAAGTTTTCTGACTTTAAACTATGTAGTAGTCTTTAAACtatgtaatatttacttatAGCCCAATATATGTTAGGAGTTGTATTGTGtacgttaggttaggttagttatatgtaaaaaaaataatggggAAGTGGGCAGACGCTTGATGGAGAGTGGTCATGACCCTCGCTCCGGGTCGTTTCTGATGCAGAGGTTGTCCATCACCATTTAAGGTGACCACGCGGCGAGCGTGACGGGCTCCTTTGactccagagggcctaccgcgaaccacgttcgaagtgttgcctctctatcacacttacgCACATATTTTCAAgtacgacagagaggcaacacgtcgaacgtggttcgcggtagacccgcagACGGAAACTCTCGGGGCGAGATTTACGAATAGTCTTTTGCTTTTGAGGTGTTAGTTTAATTTAGATTAAGATTTTTGAGTTTATACATTATATCACTGATGTGTGTTAAAATaacataggtacttaactaatgtacttacttttaaatatttgttataaagacgttatttaatatatgtatatcgtaACCGGCAAGCAGTGTAGGTCCGACATATAATAGTATATTCTGCAATACGTCATGCCTAAAATTGCTATCGAGAGTCAATAAAAACCCGATTCTGGGGATGGATAAGccagcctagccaagatgacaatcgctatctctctatcactcttccatatcagtgcgacagtgacagttgcgtttcgatcgctacggagcgtaagcgattggcatgttggctacgccgCAAGGTACGAGTAGGAGGAGGAAGCGAAATACGGCAAAATTATAGATATCGTCCGATTGGTTTAgtgtatattatgtacctacagctACGATTAAAAGTGGGTTTCAAATTTAAGCTTTTTTAATCATAACCATAAAACGCCTGCCAATGCTATGCTAAGTAAATgcgaatatataaatcagtcACGAAGATAAAGTGGTGAAATAAAAACTAGAATTTATTCTTAGGGTAAGGTACTTACTTCCCCTAAACAAAAAGGAGTGGTGATGATTTCTTTTTGCGTCATCTcaccgcctggtactctcttcccgtcttttctaggtcacctgactgacacaagcctacgtcatcatgcgacagcgctatatgataatatgcgatagcgctatatatagcggccatgttattgtgacgtaggcttgtgtcactccgggaagagaagaccatgttttattagactatgcgtCATCTGAACACACACGTCACAGTACCACAcgtagtgtggggtgtcgttggatagatctttcaaaTCGAAGAGGGCTCTTCTACGACCTTTTTTGATAAAGAGAATATTATCGGAGTCTTCTCTTCTTAGTAAATGTGCTGCGGTGGTGGTGGTACTCTCTTTTGCTGGTTATGTACCGGATTCCCGCTAAAAGCTCAAAGCTCCGTTCAAGGCAGCCTATTGTGACGGATGGTTAACTACggaacggaaccctacactgagtgTAGCCCAACATGctcttgaccggttttttaagaGAGCATACACCCGATAATCATTTTTAAATGAACTTgtctttaaattttataaacccATAAAAATCTTAATACTTTGTCGCTAAAAAGAAGGTACTTAttcacagatttttttgtgacagtgactatttttattattttgaaatgacaatcatttatttacaaacaatatatatacagtggtacaactaaacgaaattaataactagcttaaatctaaaataggcccctgaggcattgtaccaaggatgctgaaattgaaattgataaCAGCGATTATTGAAGTGTTGTTTATTAGGTTACTTAAGTTTATATAAAagtttattgttattaaaacaATTCAAATGTAGGTAATTCGAGTACTATCAATAGTTTTCAGAATCCCTTGTTGCCTAATACTTACATAATTACACTAAAACACActatcaaatatatatataacttcgtataagatgaataaagtctaagaaaaaaacgtgcctcggaaatcaagaaaaagtaattctcgGATAAATGGCGCgcacctttggcctatcctcggctagatggcgtgatgacaccgtttcatatttaacaattttaacacatatgtAGATATCAGGGAACGAACAtaggtcaaaatgatataaaaataataaaataatgtatccatatgtacacatttatttgataattttatacgtctttattttgagtttttgtcgtgtgtcgatagatggcagtaattttacagtgactacaaaatttactatgacaggacccctctatactatctattcacTTTGACAGTATAAAATAAGGCGCATCGGATACACAGGTAAGTTTATTCAGAAGTTtattaataaacatattatGCTTGTTGCAATTTTAATCTCTTGGGGTATCTCGTCAACTTTAGGATTCATTTCAGCAACCAAAATGTTCAGGAATACAGTTGATTGTTAGCAATATTAGCTTtaggctcggagtaattaacaatggagccgccattaacaggcgttcccctctgtcgaaaataggcggccaatggtcaaccacatgtcaaccatatgtatggactgacgtttatctgacatgacgtacctatacatttgatgtgcccctcccccgcaaaaaacggaagactattttgtaccgaacattttagacatggcgtctccattggttatatcctctaaggcttTAGGTATAACCGCTTAAGaatggtacctacctatctacttCAAAAAAACTCCGGCGCCAAAACATTACTCGTGCGTTATACATTTGGGAATGTGACAGCCGCGCCGAAGGTGTAgggttatggtaacattccatttctgaccgcagctgcacgactggtactgaacgcgtcgctgttattgtcaatttccatagtaaaataaacagtattacagctgtcgttggaaatggactgtcaccttcaagatggtcggctctttatcatttgacACCATGTCTGTCACGTCCTAACAAATATATAAGTGCCAAAGTGACGCATGGcctgacaggtgataaaaatgcgaccatgatacccatagaggatataaccaatggagacgccatgtctataattttcggtactaaatagtctgccgttttttgcgggggaggggcacatcaaatgtatacgtaacgtcaacatagccatgtcaaataaacgtcagtccatacatgtgtttgacatgtggttgaccattggccgccttttttcgacagaggggaacacctgttaatgaccactccgttggttatattctc
This window encodes:
- the LOC134680451 gene encoding uncharacterized protein LOC134680451 — encoded protein: MKHSVGTLRVSADIRKLTNMSLICYISLILATLVNFCVQVLHSKYSYISVHITRNCNYLCYENEYNCPITFLQDCPREVSKSGIKITWPPSSLAENVTSRPLCFRQERLITRNCNGTHWEPSLQQMQACQQIVNYFDFSKCPPGHHQISENSGYCYQINKPSAWNYPCYKSGKTTVITDLDGSEIISLLTTLNATKDKYFWLPAQRSKLFNPVVWHVPGPNWGRIVETSTEHSMLEMRATMLKNCLLLNVEQSAVITETCSMEYPSLCFSVNEYRYPSGCPDRYYGFHFMPDDSTCYGIEESDDETGLTYDEFVTTKSPRP